Genomic segment of Capra hircus breed San Clemente chromosome 13, ASM170441v1, whole genome shotgun sequence:
GCACTTAGTGaagatttgttgaatgaatgttcaATGAAGTTACACGTCAGGATGCTACTTTTCAAAACATCAGAGTAAAAATCCCTCAAACCACAATTTGAATCTGTTTTCCAGGATGCATCTGACAAACATTGGTCCCACAAGTTGGACTCACAAATGGTCGACTGTTCCAATTAGGGACACATATTAAAGCTGGCCCAACTGGGTTTGGTGgtgtgatcttggacttccaagaTTCAGGTTTAAAGGAAGATTCTGACTAAGATGTAAATCTTACAACTCATTCCTGCAAATCCGGAGTTCCCAAGCTTTTGTCTAAGTGTGGATTTCTCCAACAGGTTACTCAGCCATTGGAACTTGGTCCTTTTCAGTTCTGACACTCCTCTTAACAACTCTTGAGTAAAAAGCGGGCATCACTTACCCTTCTCCTGTGACTGTTCTGTTAATATACAGAATTAATAATTGGACTGCTGCTTTGAAAAGCAAACTAAAACCTTAAAAGACTTTAACAGACTTAGGAATTATTTTAATTCAAGTAACATATTCAGCtcaatttgctcttctttctagTAAAAAAGGAAGAGCAAAACACTAGCTGTGTAAGTTGgggagtgggtgggggaggggccatAGGTGCCTTCATAACCGTAAGCGCTAGTGGCCTaggttcagttccgttcagtcgctcagtcgtgtccaactgtttgcgaccccatggactgcagcacgccaggcttccctgtcccatcaccaactcctggggcttgctcaaactatgtccatcgagttggtgatgccatccaaccatgtcatcctctgttgtcttctctcctcctgcctttgatctttcccagcaccagggtcttttccaacgagtcagttttttgttatcaggtagccaaagtattggagtttcagcttcagcatcagtccttccaatgaatactagAGTATATTCATTGGATATATTCAATTAGAGAAGAGGACAGcaaaccagtgttcttgccttatATGGCAGCATGTCAAATTCACTTTGGAACCACCTGGAAAAGAGAGGGTTCTTCCTCCAGTGGAAACTGTGGACAGACTTTTGTACACCACTTTGGAGGGAGCTGTGGCCTGGTTGGCCTTTATTACAGGACACAGCATGGATAAAATTATCTTTGGGGCCtgctggggtgggagggcagtAGAAAGAGATATTATCCATTCAGAACATTTGAAACTGAGGTATGAGATCTATACTGCAAGTGACTGAACATGCCATATATACCAGAATGCCAGAGATGGAGCAGATACACGGCAGTGTCCGACATCACACCCCTTTCCCGCAACGAAGCAGCCCACTCCAAGCTGCTTCTCACGTAAGAAACCTTATGTGACATGTCTCAGGGCGAAGAGCACCAGCAGGGGTTTGCTTGGTGATGGCTAATGATTCTCTCACACAATATAGGGCAGGCCAGCCAGTTTATTTATATTGAATCTAAACCTTAGATCGCTGGCTTAACAATAACATAGGGAACCTTTAAAGACACAATAAATCTTACGTAAATCAGAGATGGTTTAAACCTGTCATGTAACTTCCAATACCGCTGGGCTGGCAACTACAGCATGACAAACGTTCGGTCCAGTTAAAAAACCACATTTCATCTTCCTTGGCACCCAAATCTTAACACACATCTGAAAAACGCACtgttttttcaaaggctttcacCATAAACCCGCTGCTACCAGTCAAGCAATGACCATTTGTTTATCCCCCAGGGACATTTCTAAATGATCTGCTCACCTTGGTGGGTAAGTAAGAACTCAGAAAGTTAAGTTTAAAGAACGAACATTAACTGACTGAGATGCCAAGAAAAGTTTTTATTGCAAGCACAGTGAGCAGAAGGAGATGTCTTCTCACACAAAGTAGCTGCAAGGTCTGCTGTTAACTAACTCTCTGACAACCCTTCATTGGTTAAAGCATAGTAAGGAGCTTCTTGCTCTCAGGTGTACATCATTTCTGCCATGTGGGACATTTTCTTGGGGATATACAAGTAATATTCCATGTAGCCCGACAGGTCCTCAATGGTCACGTCATCCACGTAGACACGAGCCTGCTCAGAACAGGAACGGGGAGAGCCAGACAGAGTTCTCGTGTGAAGCGACTGAGAGTAGTCCTCAAGTGTGGATCTTCGTTCTGGGGCCAAGGGAGGGACATTCTGCAGGCCTGAAAAGGAATATACCTCCATGTCATGCCACCTCTTACACTGGCACTCCTTGCCTATGCATGCACATGGCTTGCCCAGGTTTAGCTTGGAGACCGATTGAAAGTCAGAGAGATCACTGGCCTGGAGACTTGCTTGGGAGACTTGGGGAGCATCAGAGGAATCTTCCTCCTTACTCTCTGATGGGAGCCTTGGAACCGAAGTTCTCAAAGGCTCAGCAACTGCCCCTGTGTGATTAGTATCGAGAGAAGATGAGCATTCTCCTGCATTGAACTCTTTAGGGGTTGAAATTCCCAGCCCACTGCTGCcatcaggggagtcagtctggcTTTTGTGCTTGAGCTGGCTGCTGGAAGAAGCTATTGTACTGCAATGTATGAACTTTGGAGGATGAAGGACAGGAGACTTGGAACGGCGGCGACGCTGGGTTCTCACTGCTCCTCGTGAAGATTTCCTTGTAGACCTAAGAGGAAAAAACACACAAGAGGATGTTGGGATACAGAGTTCTTCTAAAGAGATCTTTTAAAATGGTTGGGAAATTGCCACTTCTCTGGTGAATGAGTGGAAATAAGTTCTCCCCAAAGACATGTGCCCACCT
This window contains:
- the OSER1 gene encoding oxidative stress-responsive serine-rich protein 1 translates to MKSEAKDGEEESLQTAFKKLRVDASGSIASLSVGEGTSVRASVRAAAEDTKPKTACASKDSWHGSTRKSSRGAVRTQRRRRSKSPVLHPPKFIHCSTIASSSSQLKHKSQTDSPDGSSGLGISTPKEFNAGECSSSLDTNHTGAVAEPLRTSVPRLPSESKEEDSSDAPQVSQASLQASDLSDFQSVSKLNLGKPCACIGKECQCKRWHDMEVYSFSGLQNVPPLAPERRSTLEDYSQSLHTRTLSGSPRSCSEQARVYVDDVTIEDLSGYMEYYLYIPKKMSHMAEMMYT